The window CCTCGTTCTGCGTTTTAAAGGTCTTCCTGTGGCGGGGGCCGTCTCTACCGGCTGGCCTAACGTCGACAAAGTAGCCGCCATCGACTTTTTTAATCATGTTCTAGCCATCTTTTTGCCATGTTTGGCGTGTCTAACAAAATAAAAAGGGGAAAGAAGTGAAAAGGCATGCTCAAGCACTCGCTATATTCATGAACCTACCTGACAACAAAAAGAAGGAAGCTATTCGCTATCTTCGCGCTTTGCGAGATACCTCAGATACTTCAAAGCCTCGTCACCGTGGCCAGCCTCGCAAACCTGACGAAATAGATCGTTGAATTCGTCAGTTTCTGTGGTTGGGTCATTCTCTGTGATGTTTTGCTTGTCGATTAATTCAAGTTCCTTCTCATCTGCATCCGGTGAGGTAATGAAGAGTGAGTACTTTTTAAACCTCTCAACTTGGGTGATCTTCTGGAGCTGGGCCACAGTTGGCGCTCTGTCACCGCGCACATAGTACTTAGCTGCGGAGTACGAAATACCGGCTAACTCACTGAATTCCTTAAGTTTTAAGCCTTCTCTATCGCAAATTCGCTGGATTTTCTCGCCAATTTTCATAATTAACAGCTTGACAGGGCCACACTTGTGGCCAAATAATTAGGGGCGGGCCACAATTGTGGCCCATATAGGGCTATATCGATCAACCAGAAAGGTTAACCCCAATGAGCGAACCAGTAAATATCGCCTTAACAGTTCCGTATATGACGCCACAACAATATTCAGCTCTTACAGGTGAGTCTGTGAGCGCTATCAAGCGCAAAGTCGCTAGGGGTGTGTATCCAGTTCTACCCCGCGAGGATGAACAAGAGCGCTTGCTGATTAACGTCGCGCTCCTAATGCGCCGCGCCCTGGAAGCAAAATTTTAGGTCTCTGAAACTGAATCGAATCTGAATTACGCGGGGGAATATTCACGTGAGTACTGACGTGTTATTTGCATTCGAAGGCGCGCTTATAGAAATGCAGTGCGGCCAATGTAGCGCAACGCAGCAACTAAAAGTGCGTGAAATTAAACCAATGCTCACGCGCTGCCACTCGTGTAAATCCCTCCTGATGGTTGAGCCTGCAGTGCGGGCCAAGCCAAACAAAATCCAAATTGAATTATTCGTCACTGCTGTGCAATCAGCTGTGCCGGTTTCTGCAACTGAAAAAACAAGCTTGAGGGCAGTGTAATGGCGCGGCTGATGATCTATGTGAATAGCGATCTGATTTACAAGGTTCAAAAATTTCGTGAGTGCTCTGCGCGCAGGAATGTGTGCGAGTCTGGGCGAGAGCTGAAGCGAGCGCTAGAAGACGAAGATAGGGCAGCTTTTGAGCTTGCAGACCTTGTATCTCGTTTGTTAACGGCGTGTGAGGAAGGCGTGTCGTGATAAATCGGGGCTAGCCGCATGAGCTTTGAAGCTTTAGAAAAAATCGGAACTCCAGAGTGCCGCGCTTTTGCGGCACGCATCTTTGCCAGTCATTCAGGCGTTGATCAATTCTTAAAAACCTCTTATATCCGGTGGGCGCGTGATCGCGGCCACGCCTACGCTAACACTCGGCTTAGAAAAATAGATCAAGCTTTAAAGGCTGGTGGCGAGTTTTCTACTTCAATGGATGATCAAGCTATTTGTGACCTTGCCAGTGTGCGCGCAATTCAGTGTAAGGGGCTTTACTCACATTACGCAGCAAAAGAGGATTTATTGAACACGGGGTGGCGGTTGTTTGAGTTTTGCGAGGCGGTAGGTGTGGAGTTTCCTGTCGGCAATACTGAGAACGACAGGGGTTGTTACAAGGTGCTTTGCCCTAAAGTGTTGAGGGCTGCGAATAGAGTGTCAGATCATCGTTGGTGGCGGCGTCAGTTGCGTGTGATCTACGGCCGCAACACGGAATCGGTTTTGCGCTCACTCGGATATGTTCGTAAAGGAAAATCGGCCTACGTTTCCAATTGGGCTTTTGCCCGATGGAAGGCTGCGCAGGCTCGAAATAAAAAAACTATGTCGGGTATGGAAGCGGTAAACGAAGAGGGCGACATTGTATTAATGGAAAACTGCATAGAGAAAAGCGTCGCCAACCCTGAAAACCGCCGCAATGAATTAATGGTTCGTATGCGTGGCTATGAAGAAATAGCCGAAGGCATGGCATACATGGGGCTCTTTTTTACACTCACTTGTCCTTCCAAATATCACGCGCAATTAGAGTGCGGTGGTATCAATCCAAAATTTAATGGCGCTACGCCAGTCGAAGCTATGACGTATTTAAACGGTGTTTGGGCGCGTATTCGTGCTGCCTGGGCACGTAACGACATCAAGCTTTTTGGTTTTAGAGTTGCAGAGCCCCACCATGACGGTACCCCCCATTTTCATTTGCTTCTCTTCTGTGATCCAGCTGTTTGCGATACAGCTTGTAAATTATTTAGCGAACATGCCCTGGCCGAAGATGGGGACGAACTGGGTGCTGATGAAAGCCGATGGGACGTTAAAAAAATTGATCCTGCACAGGGAACAGCGGCGGGGTACATCGCGAAATATGTCTCTAAAAATCTGGACGGCTTTCAAGTGGGAGTTGATGAAGAGGGGGAATGTCTCGCTGATGAGGGCGCGATGCGTGCGCGTGCGTGGGCTTCCCTTTGGGGGATTCGCCAGTTTCAGCAGATAGGTAGCGTTAGCGTCACTGTGTGGCGAGAACTGCGACGAAGACGTGATCCTTTGACTGAGGGTGATCCGCAAGAAATCGAAGCTTTGAGGTCTGCGGCGGATCGTGGTGACTGGCGAGAATTTGTTGAACTCATGGGGGGCGCGACTGTGAGTCGTAAGGATCAGCTGTTGCGTCCCTTTTATCACGAAGATGACAACCAGCCAACACATTACGGCGAAGCGCTACGCCGTTTAATAGGTGTTTGGTTGCAGCCTGTCGCCCGGGCGCTGGGGCGGCGTTTGTTGGTGACTCGTGATCATGTTTGGAAAATCCGGCAACGCGACAGCGTGGCCGGTAAGGTGGCGGCGCAGCCGCCGCCCTTGGACTTGTGTCAATAACTGTACGGGGTGCGTTTGGTGGGAGAAATTCTGAAGTATTCAAAAATCTGGTTTTATACAAATTTAATTTTTCGTGGTGCTGGGGCGCTGTCGTTGCTAGCGATGGCTGCGGCGATTGCCTTCGGCGATGGGGGTACATTTTCAATTAGCTGGGAGCCAATCCAATGAGTGAGAAAACAGTAGGGCATATTCAATGTGCGGCCGGTAACCGCGCTGAAGTCCGTCAGGCGGTACGCCGTGGAAACCATTTCTATACGGTGTGCGATTGTTGCGGCACTAATCAGGGGACAGGTAAAGCGCGTCAGCAATGGATTTGGGACAACGCTGAGTTTATAGCCGGTGCAACGGTCAAGAAACCGATAAACGTTACCGATGAGAAACCGGTGGTGAGTGAATCAACTGTGGAGAGTGAACCGGTGCAGATCGAAGCGGGAACCGGTGATTTTGATCCAGCTGAACCGGTAGAAACCGAAAGCGCACCAGCAGCTAAACCGGGTGAAACCGGCATGGGCGGTAAATTGGTGGGTGTCGGCCTATTGTTGGCGTCTGGCCTGGGGGCGTGGTTATGGAATCGGTAATCGACGATTTGGCGGATAAGTGGGAAGCGGTCGATAGTGAGCCGGGGCCGAAAAAGCAGCCTGAACCCGAACCGGAAAAGGGGCCGGGTGAGGGCGCTAAGAATGCGGCCGGGCTGTTAATGGCTGCAATCGAAGGCGGCTGGCGCATGGTCGATGATCGCATTCAGTATGAGGATCAAGCCAAAAGAGAAGGTGCTGAGAAAATGGCGGCCGTTCTGGAGAAGTACGGCTTAGGTTCGGCCGTTGGTAAAGTCCCTTATGCTGAAGAAATCGCGGCCGGTTGGTTCCTGGGTGCCTTGTTTAAACAAACATGGTTAACGATTAAAGCCCTGTGGGCTGAAGACAGGAAAAAGCAAAAGGCGAAAGAGCAGGCGCAGACCGGTGACAGTGATGAGGGGCTAACCGATGGCGAGGCATGAGAACACGCGCCTTAAGAATCTACATACACTTTATCTAGCCCGCTCCGGTCACGGTAAAAGCCAAGCGCTTAAGCGCCGCTCTGGAATCGCTGCGGCCGGTCAGCGCGTGGTTTTATGGGATACGAACAAAGACCATGATGCGCATCGATTCGATAAGCCGGCGCTTTTTTTTCGCGCGCTCTCACGTGCGCATCAATCGGGCAAGGGCTTTAGGATTGCTTATACCGGTGAGGGCGGGAATATTGATCTATTTGAGGATGTGTGCGCAGCTGTGTGGAATATTCTGGACGGTCGTACGCTGACTCACTTTATCGCCGAAGAGTACGGCGCGGCCTGTGAAGGCCCTGGACCTATTCAGCTAAAACGGCACCCGTTCCACAAGCGGTTATGGCAAGAGGGTCGTAAATACGGCCTGGTGTGGCATGCGACAAGCCAGCGTCCTCAGTCGATTAGTAAAGATAGTATCGAAAATGCGGGGCGGATCTGGGCCGGTGGTATGGGAATGAATGCCGCTAAGCGCATTGGACAGGAAATTGATGTGGATTTCGGCCAGCTAAGGGATATTACTCCGGGCGATTTTTTTCGTTGGGAGCCCGCGAAGCAGGCCGAAAAAATCCATGTTTTTACACCAAAGTAAAAATATTTTAACCGGTAGACCGAAAAACTAACCGGTGTTAACCGGTGGGCCTAGTTGACAGGCAAACCGAAGTACCCGCTAAAAAGTACCCACTGAACCGCGTAGGGCGGTTTGCTGGGTACTTTTTTTTTGAGTGAGGGTTGGGTCTATGGGGCCAATGAATGATGTGACTAACGCAGTGAAACGCAATTTCGATGGAAAAATAGCGTTCTCTGCAATGGCGGGTGTCGCCGCTCTGGGGGTTGTTGCGTTCGCAATGCATCGCAGCAATATCAAAGTGTTGAAACAGGTCGCGAACGTTGCGACCAGCGGCAAGAAGTAAGGGGACGCTATGCCTACTATCGATGTTCGTATGCCGTCAGCGGCAAGTGTGCAAGCGGGTTCTACCGCGCTCTTTAAATTGCCCATTGGCCGGCGATATCACGATTTAACGCTGGAATATTCCGGCGTGACGCTGGCGCAAATGACAGAAATCCGCATTTTGGTTAATGGCAAACCTTTTCAGCGTTTCTCAGCAACTTGGCGAGATGCAAAAAACCAATTTGATCGATTGGCCGCTGCTAATGGTTTGCTGAAAATCCCCTTTGATCGTCTTGGCTTAAAGCGCCGTGATCAGATTGAGCAAACAGCAGTGAACACGGATTCCTACGACCAAAACGGTCGCGGTATTCGCTCGTTCTCCGTTGAAATTGACATTGCGCCAGAGGCTGCGGCTCCTGTAATGGAAATGAGTGCGCGACAGTCTGAAAAGGTTGGTGGTGGGCCGGGCACTATGCTTCATATCCAAAAATACCCGCGATCAATTCAGGGCGCAGGTGAATTGCAAATTTCGGATATCCCCTATGGTGGTGTAACTACACAAGCGCTCAACTCGATTTGTTTTGTCCCTTCAACAGGCACTATCAGCAAGATGAAAATCGAGCGTGATACCTACGCGGTATTTGAGCGCAAGACCAGCCATAACGCGCGGGAACAGCAAAACGGTGTGCGTGATCCGCAAGCGGGTTACTACTTCATTGATCGTACAGAAAAAGGCTACGGCGGCGATCCAATGCAATTGGTTGGTGCGCAAGACTTCCGCTACTTCCTGGAATGCTCCGGGGCGATGAGCATTGATTGTATGGTGGAAACGCTGGGTGCGATGGGCGATTAATTGGGGCGGGCTTTCCGCCCCTTGGGGGATTTATGGCAATGACAGTCGATAGTGGGCAGACAACCGGATCAAACTGGTTTGATGTGCTTAATACCGTGGTGGATGGTGCTGTGCGCTATCACGCGGCCGGGGTGCAAACCGCAATGCCTGAGCGTGTAGTAGAAACCACGTCCGGGGGCCAAGTGTCCGGGCCAAACCCAACTGCGGGTGCTGGTGCGGGATTACCCGATATACCAGTGAAATATTTTGTTTATGGTGGCCTGGGATTGGTGGCGGTGGTTGGTCTTATTAAGGTCATGAAGTAATGGTCGGCGTTACTGGGATACATCAGGCAACAGACAGCGCGTATGTTGGGCCGGTGAATGTCGGTGGTGTGAATTTTCAGCAAGGGAACGATACTGAAAATTTAATCAAGTTGGCTGGTGCTGCACTGGCCGGGTTCCTGGTCGTCGTATTAGTGAAAAAGGTAGCGAAATAATGGGCGGTGGTGGTGGCGGATCAGCAATAAATGTTCGTGGCGAACATATTTCAGGTTCAAGCACGGGAACCGGGCCGACAACAATCGGCGGCTTGATGATGCCGGGTAAACAAGTCGATGCGCGACAAATGGCCATAGCGGCGCTGATCGGTGGATTGATTGCGTGGTGGGTGGTGTAAATGGGTTTATTTACAGGGTCAAAATCCAGCAGTTCTACAACGAACAACGTAAGTACCACCAATATTGGTTTAAGTGAAATTGGCGATAGCTCTGCGGCGATTATCGGCGATAACAACAGCTACACCATGACCGATCACGGCGCCATAGCTGCAGCATTTGAGCACGGCGAAATGGCTTACGATGTGGCAGATTCTGCAGTTACTCAGAACCGCTATATTGCTGAATCGGCGATAGGCGAAGTTGGGGAAATCACCGAAGACGCGTTCTATTTGGTGGGGGACGTTAACGAGCGATCTATAGACGCTGTGCAAGACTTTTCTACTGATGCGCTCTACACGGTGACTGAATCTTTCGATGACAGCTTAAGCACCGTTGCTGATATTGCCGATTCTCAAAGCGCAAGGGCGTTTGATTTTGGTCGTGAAGTGTTATTCGAGTCTACGGGTCGGATTGAGGATGCTGCAGATTTAAATTACCAATTGGTAAGTCAGGCCCTGGATTATAACCAAGCGTTGATTGGTGAGAGTAATCGATCTGAAGACGCAACGGTGATTCACAACCTAACCAAAAATTTACCGCTGGCCATTATGGCGATTGGTGCAGTTACCGCTTTGTGGGTGTTAAAAAAATGAGTCAACGTGACATAGTGAAATATTTGGAACCTGGGTTAGCGGTAAATGTACCGTTAAATTCTGATGAATTCGTTTATGTGAAAGACGCGCCTCGGGAAATTGACGTTACTATCAATCAGCAAGTGTTGAAAATGGAGAGGGGTGATAAGTCTCGCTTTTCTGCGCCAGTTGACGAATTGGTGCTTCTGAATCCGCACGATGTTCGAATTAGGGTGGTGCTCACTGTCGGCCGTGGGGATTATGAAAAGTTGGTGGTATCGGGTGAGTTGTCGCTTGCTGAAAATATACGCACTAACGCGCTGGGATCGATCAATATGCCGGTTGAATTTACAAAAACTTTTGGTCTGGTAAGTGATGTTCAAGTGGTGCACGCCGCGAACACGGTTATTAGCACTACGCCGATTATTGATGTAACAGGATCGAATTTCGCGCGTGCATTTTTTGAATGGGATAACAAAATTTATTTGATCGATAACACGCACATCTATATTTATGACTATGCCGCAAATTTGGTTGGTACTAAAGCGCTCTCTAATAGCTTGCAGTATATTTGTGGCGGTGACGTTGATCCTGTGTCTGGCAATGCTTATGTTGTCGAACGAAATGGTATTGTGCGTATTAACCTATATAGCGGCGATGTTTTTTCAGTTTATAACGAAGCAGGCTTTTATTTTGGTTGTGGTTTAGGTGCGCATATCGTTGGTGGTGAATTGGTGTTTATACGTGCGAAAACCACAGCGGGGGATAGCTATAAAGCAAATGAAGTGCTTTACCGTTACCCGTTGGGTGCGGATGAGGTTAATGCACTGCCTCTCACTGGTTTTGGTGGGAACTATACGCAAAACTTGTCGATAGATAGGGAGCGTGGCGAACTACTGCAGAGCGGTTCGGGCTCGCATGTGTACCAAGCATTTGATATGCGTTCACAGCGATATTTGGGTGAGCGTAGATTTGCAGTAACACATTCTGGCGGCTATTTGTCACGCAAGAAAAATAATTTTATTACGAGTAAAAACAACTCTATCGAAGTGTGTACGGTCGATGCGATTGAGTATGCAGCACGTTTGTATATTCAAGATGGCGAAGATGAAACGACGCGCAGGGAATTTAGCATCGCTGGCGATTATGGCTTTTTGAGTCGCAACAGCGGTGTGGTGCTGAGAGGAAATATTGTCGCGGCGATTTTGCAGGGGCTAGATATCGGTGGTGGGCTTGCGAGTAACTATCTGGATTATGTTGTGAGCCTTAAATATACCGATGGAAATTACACGCTGTTACGTGATGCCGGCAGTTCATCATTCGCATACCGGGGGTATGAGGATATAGGCGAGTTACTTTTAGAGTCTGAGGTCACAATCAGACTGTTGCCACAATATTTAACCGCGCAAATTTGATGCGTGGTGTTAAAGGGTATTTAATTTTATTCGCGGCCGTTGGGGCGCTGGGGGTTTATGGGGTGAGTAAGTTGGCGCGGGGTATACGTAATAATAACCCACTGAATATTGAACGAACGTCGGATCAATGGTTGGGTATGGCTGTGGACCAAAGCGGAGATGCGCGTTTTGTGGTGTTTGACCATGAAATTTATGGCATTCGCGCTGCCGCCAAGATACTGAAAAGTTATGCTTCTCGCGGTGTAAATACCATTGAAAAAATAATTAGCACCTGGGCGCCATCTCACGAAAATCATACTGAATCGTATATTTCAACGGTGTCACGCCGAACAGGAATACCTGCGAATCAGGTTGTTACTGAATCGGATTATCCAGCGATATTGGCTGCGATGATTTATGTTGAAAATGGGTTCAATCCTTATAGTGAAGAATTGATACGCGAGGGGGTTCGCCTTGCCTAAAACACAAATAAAAGTTGATGGGTTGATGGTCGTCAGCTTTGCGGTGATTGCGGGCATCAGCGTGTTGTGGTGGAACCGCAAAAAAATCGCGCAGGGGCTGGAGGATGCGGCCGATAGTGTTAACCCTACCAGTGACCAGAACCTTGCTTACAGGGCGGTAAATGGCATTGGTGATATTTTGGATGACGGTGAGGATAACGGCGGGTTCTCCCTGGGAACCTGGATTTACGATGTAACGCATAGCGGGGAGTCGTATTGATGAAACAATTTGTAGTGTCTGTTGCTGCGGCAGTGGCTGCGGGCTTAATCATTGAGTTAGTTCGGGAGCGGATGAAGCGTGAAGAAGTTATTTAAAAACAAAAAAATTGTAGGTTTGTTGGTTTCACTTAGTTTGTTGTCGGCTGGCATTTCGCCAGCGGTCGCGCCAGTGGTGACCGGCGCTGTTTGTGAAGCGGTGGAGTGCGAGTAGTGGAGGAGCTACTGAAGTTTGTCGCGGCCGGTGGGGACGTAGGAACCCTGGTTGTGGTCGTGGTCTATGTGAAGCACTCCGCGATGCTTGAGCAACTAAAAGGCAAGATTGATTACATTGAACGCTATTTGTTGAGTCGCGTTCCGTGAGTGACAAGATTCTGTTTGTGCTGCTCACTGGTGGCGCTGTCGTAGCGGGGTTCACCTTCGGATTGGCGGTAGGTCGGGCTACACGTGACGCGGCTCCGTCCAGCGTCTCTACGTCAATGCAAGGCGGTGTGGTCACCATACAGGTCGATGCTGGGGCGGCGTTGAAGCAGGGGCTTTCTAGTTGGAATGGTAGTTAATCTATGACCACATATTGCCCACAGTGAATGCGCGGAATGCGTATAAATGGCATGTGATGACCGGCTAACATATTGAAAATGCTGGAATAACTTTATTTTTGTGGCTTGTGGTATGGACTGTTAATCATTGGGTCGCTGGTTCGAGCCCAGCAGGCGGAGCCAAATTAAAAAAGCCCGGTCAGAAATGGTCGGGCTTTTTTAATTTGGCGGAGACTGCTGAGCGTAGCCCAGTTGGGTGAACCGCGCCCGGAAAAAGCATCGCTTTTTCAGCGGTGAACGGGTGAGGGATACCGCCCGAACCCCGGAGGGGCCAACACATTCGGAAGCCCGGTCAGAAATGATTGGGCTTTTTTGTTTGTAGCAATCCTTTAGGATTGCTGGAACGCCGGTTCGTCGAACCGGCTTCTGGGGCGTTTCGCTGCGCTGCACTTCTACGGTTTTTCCTCTAACTCCCCACGCTCGTACCTTTCTGCAATATCTGTAAACAACGCCAGATAGCCGCCTTCTTTAAACAGGGCTTCGTCGCTCATGTCGAAGCACTGACATAAGTCCTGATCTGGGTGTTCGCAACGGCTTTGATTTTTTAAGCAATAACCGGGTGTCCTGGCATAGCAATCTACTAATCGGGAGATGCCCAGCTTTTCGTCGCCGCAGTATTCGGCCAGCGAAAATTTATGGGCAGGCAAGGCACCGGGCTCGCCGGGTTTCAGGAAAAAACGCTTGATATTGTCTACAAACCAGCGTGCGCCCTGTATGGGGAATTCGTATTGCTCTATATGTCGGATAGGCGTTCCGCTAAAGGGACTAATCGTATCTAGATAGCGATGGATGATAAGTATTTCTTGGTGAAAGTAAAATTTCCAATCGTAATCACTGCTCCCCCGTTTTTCGTAAGTTGTCGTGATTAGCTTCCAATCGGTTGGTATAGCTTCAGGCTGATACACTGGCCATTCCTGAACACGCGGTACGGGCTTCCAGTTTTTTTCATCGAATTCCGGTGGCTTCATGCGTTTAATCCTTTAAGCGTATTTCGGGCTCGATTTGTCGGTAGACAAACCGAAATCGCACTCCGTTATAACTCTCCACGCTCGTACCTTTCTGCAATATCCGTAAACAACGATAGGTAGCCGCCTTCTTTAAACAGGGCTTCATCGCTCATGTCGAAACACTGACATAGGTCCCTGTTAGGGTGACCGCAGCGGCTGAGATTTTCGAACGAATAGCCCGGTGTGCTGGCATAGCAATCTACTAGCCGTGAGATACCTAGCTTTTCGTCGCCGCAGTATTCGGTCAGCGAAAATTTATGGGCTGGCAAGGCACCCGGCTCGCCGGGTTTTAGAAAGAAACGCTTGATATTGTCCACAAACCAGCGGGCGCCCTGAATGGGGAATTCGTATTGGAATATGTGACGGATTGGTTCTCCGTTAAATCTATTTATTGTGTCGTCGCATTCATAAATGATTAGCATTTTTCCATCGAAGTACAAATGCCAGTTGTAGTCGTCCCCCGCGCGATCTTGAAAATATTTCTGTACAATTTTCCAGCTTTCAGGCAATGCTTCTGGCTGAAAGACCGGCCATTCTTGAACACGGGGTACGGGCTTCCAGTTTTTATCGTCGAACTTCGGGGGCTTCATGCGTTTAATCCTTTAAGCGTATTGCGGGTTCGATTTGCCGGTAGACAAACCAAAATCGCACTCCTTTATAACTCCCCACGCTCGTACCTTTCGGCAATCTCCGTAAACAACGCCAGGTAGCCGCCTTCTTTAAACAGGGCTTCGTCGCTCATGTCGAAACGTTGGCACAGGTCCCTGTTAGGGTGGCCGCAACGGCTTTGATTTTTAAAGCAATAACCGGGTGTGCTGGCATAGCAATCTGCTAGGCGTGAAATACCCAGTTTTTCGTCGCCGCAGTACTCGGTCAGCGAAAATTTATGGGCAGGCAAGGCGCCCGGCTCGCCGGGTTTCAGAAAGAAACGCTTGATATTGTCTACAAACCAGCGTGCGCCCTGGATGGGGAATTCGTATTGCTCGATACTCCTGAAGGGTTTTCCATTGAATGGGTTGGGGTCGTCATTTACGTCACGTAAAATCAGGTGGCATCCATCGTAAAAAATCTTCCAGCCGTATTTCGATCTTTGTGGATCGCCGTTAAACGTACCGATATGCCGCCAGCCTATTGGTAACGCTTCAGGCTGATACACCGGCCATTCCGGAACACGGGGTACGGGTTTCCAGTTTTTTTCA of the Teredinibacter turnerae T7901 genome contains:
- a CDS encoding helix-turn-helix domain-containing protein; this encodes MKIGEKIQRICDREGLKLKEFSELAGISYSAAKYYVRGDRAPTVAQLQKITQVERFKKYSLFITSPDADEKELELIDKQNITENDPTTETDEFNDLFRQVCEAGHGDEALKYLRYLAKREDSE
- a CDS encoding replication endonuclease, translated to MSFEALEKIGTPECRAFAARIFASHSGVDQFLKTSYIRWARDRGHAYANTRLRKIDQALKAGGEFSTSMDDQAICDLASVRAIQCKGLYSHYAAKEDLLNTGWRLFEFCEAVGVEFPVGNTENDRGCYKVLCPKVLRAANRVSDHRWWRRQLRVIYGRNTESVLRSLGYVRKGKSAYVSNWAFARWKAAQARNKKTMSGMEAVNEEGDIVLMENCIEKSVANPENRRNELMVRMRGYEEIAEGMAYMGLFFTLTCPSKYHAQLECGGINPKFNGATPVEAMTYLNGVWARIRAAWARNDIKLFGFRVAEPHHDGTPHFHLLLFCDPAVCDTACKLFSEHALAEDGDELGADESRWDVKKIDPAQGTAAGYIAKYVSKNLDGFQVGVDEEGECLADEGAMRARAWASLWGIRQFQQIGSVSVTVWRELRRRRDPLTEGDPQEIEALRSAADRGDWREFVELMGGATVSRKDQLLRPFYHEDDNQPTHYGEALRRLIGVWLQPVARALGRRLLVTRDHVWKIRQRDSVAGKVAAQPPPLDLCQ
- a CDS encoding major capsid protein P2 → MPTIDVRMPSAASVQAGSTALFKLPIGRRYHDLTLEYSGVTLAQMTEIRILVNGKPFQRFSATWRDAKNQFDRLAAANGLLKIPFDRLGLKRRDQIEQTAVNTDSYDQNGRGIRSFSVEIDIAPEAAAPVMEMSARQSEKVGGGPGTMLHIQKYPRSIQGAGELQISDIPYGGVTTQALNSICFVPSTGTISKMKIERDTYAVFERKTSHNAREQQNGVRDPQAGYYFIDRTEKGYGGDPMQLVGAQDFRYFLECSGAMSIDCMVETLGAMGD